The Candidatus Methylomirabilis sp. genome window below encodes:
- the rplI gene encoding 50S ribosomal protein L9, translating to MQTNVILLETVEKLGKPGDQVMVAGGYARNFLIPHGLAVEATPGNLRALGQIKARATKRQDRALREAQELAERLASLALTFARAAGEQERLFGSVTALDIAEALAKEGAPVDRKRIVLAEPIKALGEFRVPVRLHAGLSAEVRVTVVRA from the coding sequence ATGCAGACCAACGTGATCCTGCTCGAGACCGTGGAGAAACTGGGCAAGCCGGGCGATCAGGTGATGGTGGCGGGCGGCTACGCCCGCAACTTCCTCATCCCCCACGGGCTGGCCGTCGAGGCCACCCCCGGCAACCTCCGGGCCCTGGGCCAGATCAAGGCCCGGGCCACCAAGCGACAGGACCGGGCGTTGCGGGAGGCGCAGGAGCTGGCGGAGCGCCTCGCGAGCCTCGCCCTCACCTTTGCCCGGGCGGCCGGGGAGCAGGAGCGCCTCTTCGGTTCCGTCACGGCACTCGATATCGCCGAGGCCCTGGCGAAGGAGGGGGCGCCGGTGGACCGGAAGCGGATCGTCCTGGCGGAGCCCATCAAGGCCCTGGGGGAGTTCCGCGTGCCGGTCCGGCTCCACGCCGGCCTCTCGGCTGAGGTGCGGGTCACGGTCGTCCGGGCCTGA
- a CDS encoding DUF2232 domain-containing protein translates to MAGRRAVEAVVLGGAALALFGAGLLLPAGGLLTGLSPVPLLVLAGWRGLRVAAVVSAGTAAAALALPGGTAPAFLLEVAAPALAMGAAARRATTPVPPVLAGAAAGLVGLALLVGSRVGFEAGAAVRAFAAHVDGVLNDLIAGMSGMGLPGEQVREMAAWMGGLRDAVVALLPGLLATGELLMAVLVYGAAGAVLRRLGSPLPPLGEWRLADGWVWGFIGTGVLTLLPGATGRLGMNLFVPVIGLYFLEGVAVATELGRRFRLPPGFWAFGLLLLLLQPLAAFAVAALGLFDIWCGFRRRERTAR, encoded by the coding sequence GTGGCAGGGCGGCGGGCGGTGGAGGCGGTCGTCCTCGGGGGAGCCGCCCTGGCGCTCTTCGGGGCCGGCCTCCTCCTCCCGGCCGGGGGCCTCCTGACGGGGCTGAGTCCCGTTCCGCTCCTGGTCCTGGCGGGGTGGCGAGGGCTCCGGGTGGCGGCCGTGGTGAGCGCCGGGACAGCCGCGGCTGCGCTCGCGCTCCCGGGTGGGACCGCCCCCGCCTTCCTCCTGGAGGTCGCGGCGCCCGCCCTGGCGATGGGGGCGGCGGCGCGGCGGGCCACGACCCCGGTGCCGCCCGTTCTGGCCGGGGCCGCGGCCGGGCTCGTCGGCCTCGCCCTCCTGGTGGGCTCCCGGGTCGGCTTCGAGGCGGGCGCGGCCGTCAGGGCGTTCGCCGCGCACGTGGATGGGGTTCTGAACGACCTCATCGCGGGCATGAGCGGCATGGGCCTGCCGGGGGAGCAGGTGCGGGAGATGGCCGCCTGGATGGGCGGCCTGCGCGACGCGGTCGTGGCACTGCTCCCGGGCCTGCTCGCCACCGGGGAGCTTCTGATGGCTGTCCTGGTCTACGGCGCTGCCGGGGCGGTCCTGCGCCGCCTGGGGTCCCCCCTCCCCCCCCTGGGGGAGTGGCGTCTGGCGGACGGCTGGGTGTGGGGCTTCATCGGGACCGGGGTCCTCACGCTCCTCCCCGGCGCCACCGGGCGGTTGGGGATGAACCTTTTCGTCCCGGTGATCGGGCTCTACTTCCTGGAGGGGGTGGCGGTGGCGACCGAGCTGGGCCGCCGCTTCCGGCTGCCGCCCGGGTTCTGGGCCTTCGGGCTCCTGCTCCTCCTGCTGCAGCCGCTCGCCGCCTTCGCGGTCGCGGCGCTGGGCCTCTTTGATATCTGGTGCGGCTTTCGCCGCCGCGAGCGGACCGCCCGGTAG